From a single Flavobacterium sp. genomic region:
- a CDS encoding DUF2892 domain-containing protein: MFHKNIKLVLAALIIAFGIYQFTENNIGNGIFLILFSTIFIFLYFKNEFILLAFLKLRKQDFPGAQKWLSHIKNPEAALVQKQQGYFNYLHGLMVSQTNLNEAERYFKKAIALGLSMDQDLALAKLQLAGIAMTRRRKIEATNLLNEAKKLDKQNMLKDQIKMMKDQMKKM, translated from the coding sequence ATGTTTCACAAAAATATCAAATTAGTTTTAGCCGCTTTAATTATTGCCTTTGGAATTTATCAATTTACTGAAAACAATATAGGTAATGGAATTTTTTTAATTCTATTTTCTACAATTTTCATATTCTTATACTTTAAAAATGAGTTTATTTTATTAGCTTTTTTAAAATTAAGAAAGCAAGATTTCCCAGGAGCTCAAAAATGGTTATCACACATTAAAAACCCTGAAGCTGCTTTAGTACAAAAACAACAAGGGTATTTCAATTATCTTCATGGATTAATGGTTTCGCAAACTAATTTAAACGAGGCGGAACGTTATTTTAAAAAAGCAATCGCATTAGGTTTATCAATGGATCAAGATTTAGCCTTAGCTAAATTACAACTTGCTGGTATTGCTATGACTCGTAGAAGAAAAATTGAAGCTACTAATTTATTAAATGAGGCCAAAAAATTAGATAAGCAAAATATGCTTAAAGATCAGATTAAAATGATGAAAGATCAAATGAAAAAAATGTAA
- a CDS encoding sulfite exporter TauE/SafE family protein, which produces MDIQVVLSLVLIGVLAGILSGLVGVGGGVVMVPLLVLLLGFNQHQAQGTSLAVLVVPVTAIAVYTYHKEGYIDWRYVGIIAVFFVIGGYFGSKMAVSLDQKMLKKVFGFILLLIAGKMLLGK; this is translated from the coding sequence ATGGATATTCAAGTAGTTCTCTCTTTGGTATTAATAGGTGTTCTAGCTGGAATTCTAAGCGGATTAGTTGGAGTAGGCGGAGGTGTTGTTATGGTGCCTTTGTTGGTTTTGTTGTTAGGGTTTAACCAACATCAAGCGCAAGGTACAAGTTTAGCGGTTTTAGTGGTTCCGGTTACGGCAATTGCAGTGTATACTTATCATAAAGAAGGCTATATCGATTGGCGTTATGTTGGAATAATAGCTGTTTTCTTTGTTATTGGAGGTTATTTTGGAAGTAAAATGGCCGTTAGTTTAGATCAAAAAATGCTAAAAAAAGTATTTGGATTTATTCTTTTATTGATTGCAGGAAAGATGCTTTTAGGAAAATAG
- a CDS encoding transglycosylase SLT domain-containing protein yields MKKVLTRKGVIIVLIATLGSFFIYGVVSDNTKYAPVGYNLKMDFAGEEVPTFMADVQERLDKEMITNMNYHTNTTLVIKRANKVFPIIEPILAKYGVPDDFKYLAVIESSLVNAVSPAGARGVWQFMPATAKEKGMEISDEVDERYHLEKSTEAACKYLVSAKEKFGSWTLAAASYNGGMNGISRKMEEQEVSDYYDLLLTEETSRYVFRILALKEIMSKSQKYGFSIPNEALYYSVPTKKIVIDSSITDLAKFAKTQGVNYKILKIHNPWLRDKKLTVTTGKKYEIEIPTSGYNK; encoded by the coding sequence ATGAAAAAGGTATTGACAAGAAAAGGAGTAATTATAGTATTAATTGCAACTTTAGGAAGTTTTTTTATTTATGGAGTAGTATCGGATAATACAAAATATGCTCCCGTGGGCTATAACTTAAAGATGGATTTTGCGGGAGAAGAAGTGCCAACTTTTATGGCGGATGTTCAGGAGCGATTGGATAAAGAGATGATTACCAATATGAATTATCATACCAATACCACTTTGGTAATCAAACGCGCCAATAAAGTGTTTCCAATTATTGAACCCATTTTGGCAAAATACGGAGTTCCAGATGATTTTAAATATTTGGCCGTAATTGAAAGTAGTTTAGTAAATGCTGTTTCGCCAGCAGGAGCAAGAGGAGTTTGGCAATTTATGCCTGCTACAGCTAAAGAAAAAGGAATGGAGATAAGTGATGAGGTAGATGAACGCTATCATCTAGAAAAATCAACGGAAGCGGCTTGTAAATATTTAGTAAGTGCTAAAGAAAAATTTGGTTCATGGACATTAGCGGCAGCTTCTTACAATGGTGGAATGAACGGTATTTCTAGAAAAATGGAAGAGCAAGAAGTGTCAGATTATTATGATTTGTTGCTTACAGAAGAAACTTCACGTTATGTTTTCCGAATTTTAGCTTTAAAAGAAATTATGTCAAAATCGCAAAAGTATGGATTTAGCATTCCTAATGAAGCGCTTTATTATTCTGTTCCAACAAAAAAGATTGTAATTGATTCTTCTATTACTGATTTGGCAAAATTTGCTAAAACACAAGGAGTAAATTATAAAATTTTAAAAATTCACAATCCTTGGTTGAGAGACAAAAAGTTAACAGTTACAACAGGTAAAAAATATGAAATCGAAATCCCAACTTCAGGATATAACAAATAA
- a CDS encoding alpha/beta hydrolase produces the protein MSKIPVYFMPGLAASPTIFENIKLPEDQFEMHFLEWFLPNDKESIESYALRMTEKIQDENPVLVGVSFGGVLVQEIAKHIKTQKVIIISSVKSNSEFPSRFKVAKTTKAYKLIPTQLLADIEKLVKYAFGDNIVAKRIKLYEKYLSVRDKQYLDWAIETILCWNQKKGNESVIHIHGDADEVFPIKNIENCIVIKGGTHIMIINKFKWFNENLPQLILK, from the coding sequence ATGAGTAAGATTCCAGTTTATTTTATGCCTGGTTTGGCAGCTAGCCCAACAATTTTCGAAAATATAAAATTACCAGAAGATCAATTTGAAATGCACTTTTTGGAATGGTTTTTGCCTAATGATAAAGAGAGTATCGAAAGTTATGCCCTTCGAATGACGGAAAAAATTCAAGATGAAAATCCGGTTTTGGTAGGGGTTTCTTTTGGAGGTGTTTTGGTACAAGAAATCGCAAAGCATATTAAAACGCAGAAAGTAATTATTATTTCAAGTGTAAAATCGAATTCCGAATTTCCATCGCGTTTTAAAGTAGCAAAAACGACTAAAGCTTATAAGTTAATTCCAACCCAACTTTTGGCGGATATAGAAAAATTAGTTAAATATGCATTTGGAGATAATATTGTAGCCAAACGAATAAAGTTGTACGAAAAATATTTATCGGTTAGGGACAAACAATATTTAGATTGGGCTATTGAGACTATTTTGTGTTGGAACCAAAAAAAAGGAAATGAATCAGTAATCCACATTCACGGAGATGCAGATGAGGTTTTTCCAATCAAAAATATAGAGAACTGCATCGTTATAAAAGGAGGAACACATATTATGATTATCAATAAGTTTAAGTGGTTCAATGAAAATTTGCCACAATTAATACTAAAATAA
- a CDS encoding GNAT family N-acetyltransferase — MEIKDNELLRQFEIITETGLVAIEYSVQERKLFLTKFCNNNNEDEELHHEFIKTVLELAEERKLKVVPTHAKFISFFRKNRKYRELLPPGLMI, encoded by the coding sequence ATGGAAATCAAAGATAATGAACTTTTAAGACAATTTGAAATTATTACTGAAACTGGTTTAGTAGCAATTGAGTATTCTGTACAAGAACGCAAGCTATTTTTAACCAAATTTTGTAACAATAACAATGAAGATGAAGAGTTACATCATGAATTTATTAAAACCGTACTAGAACTTGCTGAAGAACGAAAATTAAAAGTAGTGCCCACGCACGCAAAATTCATAAGTTTCTTCCGAAAAAACAGAAAATATCGAGAGCTTTTGCCTCCAGGATTGATGATTTAA
- the mtaB gene encoding tRNA (N(6)-L-threonylcarbamoyladenosine(37)-C(2))-methylthiotransferase MtaB, with amino-acid sequence MENKKKVAFYTLGCKLNFSETSTIARDFQNEGFERVDFEEIADIYVINTCSVTDNADKQFKQIVKKAMKLNDKAFVAAVGCYAQLKPEELAAVDGVDLVLGATEKFKITDYINDLSKNDMGEVHSCEIEEADFYVGSYSIGDRTRAFLKVQDGCDYKCTYCTIPLARGISRSDALENVLKNASEISNQGIKEIVLTGVNIGDYGKGEFGNKKHEHTFLDLVKALDEVEGIERLRISSIEPNLLKNETIEFVSQSRTFVPHFHIPLQSGSNDILKKMKRRYMRELYTERVAKIREVMSHACIGVDVIVGFPGETDEHFLETYHFLNDLDISYLHVFTYSERDNTEAVEMEGVVPANVRSKRSKMLRGLSVKKRRAFYESQIGTNRTVLFESENKEGYIHGFTENYVKVKTPWNPELVNTLHDIQLTKIDEDGSVRMEFINVEA; translated from the coding sequence ATGGAAAACAAGAAAAAAGTAGCGTTCTATACTTTAGGATGCAAATTGAACTTCTCAGAAACATCAACTATTGCACGCGATTTTCAAAACGAGGGTTTTGAACGTGTAGATTTTGAAGAAATTGCCGATATTTATGTAATCAACACTTGTTCGGTTACGGATAATGCAGATAAACAATTCAAACAGATTGTTAAAAAAGCAATGAAATTGAATGATAAAGCGTTTGTTGCAGCAGTTGGTTGTTATGCCCAATTAAAACCAGAAGAACTTGCCGCAGTGGATGGAGTAGATTTGGTTTTAGGAGCTACAGAAAAATTCAAAATCACCGATTACATTAATGATTTGTCTAAAAACGATATGGGTGAAGTACATTCATGCGAAATCGAAGAAGCTGATTTTTATGTAGGAAGTTATTCAATTGGTGACAGAACACGTGCTTTCTTAAAAGTGCAAGACGGTTGCGATTATAAATGTACGTATTGTACGATACCATTGGCTCGCGGAATTTCTCGAAGTGACGCCTTGGAAAATGTATTAAAAAATGCTTCCGAAATTTCAAATCAAGGCATTAAAGAGATTGTTCTTACAGGTGTAAATATTGGCGATTACGGAAAAGGTGAATTCGGAAATAAAAAACACGAACACACTTTCTTAGATTTAGTAAAAGCTTTGGATGAAGTGGAAGGTATCGAGCGTTTACGTATTTCTTCGATCGAACCTAATTTACTTAAAAATGAAACTATTGAATTCGTATCGCAAAGCCGAACATTTGTGCCGCATTTTCATATTCCATTACAATCGGGTTCTAATGATATTTTAAAGAAAATGAAGCGTCGCTACATGCGTGAATTGTATACTGAACGTGTAGCTAAAATTCGTGAAGTAATGTCGCATGCTTGTATTGGAGTGGATGTAATTGTTGGTTTTCCTGGTGAAACGGATGAGCATTTCTTAGAAACCTATCATTTCTTAAATGATTTGGATATTTCCTATTTACATGTCTTTACCTATTCAGAAAGAGATAATACAGAAGCGGTTGAAATGGAAGGAGTAGTACCAGCTAATGTGCGCTCAAAAAGAAGTAAAATGCTACGTGGACTTTCAGTTAAGAAAAGAAGAGCGTTTTATGAAAGTCAAATTGGAACCAACAGAACGGTTTTATTTGAAAGCGAAAATAAAGAAGGCTATATTCACGGTTTTACCGAAAATTACGTAAAAGTAAAAACACCTTGGAATCCAGAATTAGTCAATACACTTCATGATATTCAATTAACAAAAATTGATGAAGACGGAAGTGTAAGAATGGAATTCATAAACGTTGAAGCATAA
- a CDS encoding GlmU family protein, translated as MNYILFDGTVRNALLPFTFTRPVADIRVGILTIREKWEKYLGTTTTSLTEEYLMEKYPMVEMEQNIMINASFLPNPILVDMVQNLNTKEAILFGEEIIAFYTNDTQDEVDFDEYELIEYEGEVLRIENTWDIFAKNDAAIREDFELLTEDRFSQPIPKSINVIAPENIFIEEGAKLEFVTLNASTGPIYIGKNAEIMEGSVIRGPFALCEEAQVKLGTKVYGATTVGPHCRIGGEVNNSVLFGYSNKGHDGFLGNSVLGEWCNIGADSNNSNLKNNYEEVRLWSYETEGFAKTGLQFCGLMMGDHSKCGINTMFNTGTVVGVSTNIFGSGFPRNFVPSFSWGGASGFTTYITKKAFETAKIVMSRRHVEFTEEDAKILEHVFEETKKYRKE; from the coding sequence ATGAACTATATACTATTTGATGGAACCGTTCGCAATGCGTTACTTCCGTTTACTTTTACTCGTCCAGTTGCCGATATTCGTGTTGGGATTTTAACCATTCGTGAAAAATGGGAAAAATATCTTGGAACCACAACCACTTCTTTAACAGAAGAATATTTGATGGAAAAATATCCAATGGTTGAAATGGAACAAAACATAATGATAAATGCGTCATTTTTGCCCAATCCAATTTTGGTAGATATGGTTCAAAATTTGAATACTAAAGAAGCTATTCTTTTTGGAGAAGAAATTATTGCTTTTTACACCAATGACACCCAAGATGAAGTTGATTTTGACGAATATGAGCTAATTGAATACGAGGGAGAAGTGCTAAGAATAGAAAATACTTGGGATATTTTTGCGAAAAATGACGCAGCTATTCGAGAAGATTTTGAACTTTTGACAGAAGATAGATTTTCTCAGCCTATTCCAAAAAGCATTAATGTTATAGCGCCAGAAAACATTTTTATTGAAGAAGGTGCTAAATTAGAGTTTGTTACTTTAAATGCGTCAACAGGTCCAATTTATATCGGAAAAAATGCCGAAATCATGGAAGGTTCTGTTATTAGAGGTCCATTTGCTTTGTGTGAAGAAGCACAAGTTAAATTGGGAACTAAGGTGTACGGAGCAACTACTGTGGGGCCACATTGTCGTATTGGTGGAGAAGTAAATAATTCGGTTCTTTTCGGATATTCTAATAAAGGTCACGATGGATTTTTAGGAAATTCTGTTTTAGGGGAGTGGTGCAATATAGGTGCCGATTCTAATAATTCCAATTTAAAAAATAATTATGAAGAAGTACGTTTGTGGAGTTATGAAACCGAAGGTTTTGCCAAAACAGGTTTGCAATTTTGCGGATTAATGATGGGTGATCACAGTAAATGTGGCATCAATACAATGTTTAATACGGGAACTGTTGTAGGTGTTTCTACGAATATTTTTGGTTCAGGTTTTCCTAGAAATTTTGTGCCGAGTTTCTCATGGGGAGGTGCTTCAGGATTTACAACCTATATTACCAAAAAAGCTTTCGAAACTGCTAAAATTGTAATGAGCCGCCGTCATGTGGAATTCACTGAAGAGGATGCTAAAATTTTAGAGCACGTTTTCGAAGAAACTAAAAAGTATAGAAAAGAGTAA
- a CDS encoding type B 50S ribosomal protein L31 translates to MKKGIHPENYRLVAFKDMSNEDVFITKSTVETKETITHEGVEYPVFKMEISRTSHPFYTGKSKLIDTAGRIDKFNSKYAKKAK, encoded by the coding sequence ATGAAAAAAGGTATTCATCCAGAAAATTACAGATTAGTTGCTTTTAAAGACATGTCAAATGAAGATGTTTTTATTACTAAATCTACAGTAGAAACAAAAGAAACTATTACTCATGAAGGTGTTGAGTATCCAGTTTTCAAAATGGAGATTTCTAGAACGTCTCACCCTTTTTACACAGGTAAATCTAAACTTATTGATACTGCAGGTCGTATCGATAAATTCAACAGCAAATACGCTAAAAAAGCAAAATAA
- a CDS encoding DUF4199 domain-containing protein, whose amino-acid sequence MNEIIKKNGIKFGVISGLFSIFYFLALYIVDYKLFINIWLGIAVLLAFLAIGIFQLSELRKNLGGFMTFKEGFTGYFISALIGILISTGFSILLFNFIDTETRDLIHEELITFQVENLQKWNVPAGEIKKVVEGMKETPQFSITGLLYGVLKSLLGSIVFGLILAAIFKKNKPVF is encoded by the coding sequence ATGAACGAAATTATTAAAAAAAACGGAATTAAATTTGGAGTAATCAGTGGATTATTTAGCATTTTTTATTTTTTGGCTTTGTATATTGTTGATTACAAGCTTTTTATTAATATTTGGTTGGGCATTGCAGTTTTATTAGCTTTCCTTGCTATTGGAATTTTTCAGTTATCTGAATTAAGAAAAAATTTAGGTGGATTTATGACATTTAAAGAAGGATTTACTGGATATTTTATTTCGGCTTTAATTGGAATATTAATTTCTACTGGATTTTCAATACTCTTATTTAATTTTATTGATACAGAAACCAGAGATTTAATCCATGAAGAACTTATAACTTTTCAAGTTGAAAATCTGCAAAAATGGAACGTTCCAGCAGGAGAAATTAAAAAAGTTGTTGAAGGTATGAAAGAAACACCTCAATTTTCTATTACAGGTCTTCTATATGGCGTATTAAAATCATTATTAGGTTCAATAGTTTTTGGATTAATTTTAGCTGCCATCTTCAAAAAAAATAAACCTGTATTCTAA
- a CDS encoding glycosyltransferase family 2 protein: MNLSIVIPLLNEQESLPELHQWIVKVMQSHNYSYEILFIDDGSTDASWQTISQLSSENPNVKGIRFLRNYGKSQALHAGFVKAQGDVIITMDADLQDSPDEIPELFRLITEDKYDLISGWKKKRYDSVVAKNIPSKLFNWAARKTSGVHLNDFNCGLKAYKNIVIKNIEVSGEMHRYIPVLAKNAGFGKIGEKIVIHQARKYGNSKFGMSRFINGFLDLITIWFLSTFGKRPMHLFGLLGSIMFIIGFLFAFYLGIDKLFINTSGRLITERPQFYLSLTAMLIGTQLFLAGFLGEIILRTKNNEERYKISEELGVGS; encoded by the coding sequence ATGAATTTATCCATAGTTATCCCCTTATTAAACGAACAAGAATCGTTACCTGAATTACACCAATGGATTGTGAAAGTGATGCAAAGTCATAACTATTCATACGAAATCCTTTTTATTGATGATGGTAGTACCGATGCTTCTTGGCAAACTATTTCACAACTTTCAAGTGAAAACCCAAATGTAAAAGGCATTCGTTTTCTTAGAAATTACGGAAAATCACAAGCGTTACATGCTGGTTTTGTCAAAGCACAAGGCGATGTTATTATCACTATGGATGCTGATTTACAAGATAGTCCAGACGAAATCCCAGAGTTATTTCGCTTAATTACAGAAGATAAATATGACTTGATTTCGGGTTGGAAGAAAAAACGCTACGATTCGGTTGTGGCAAAAAATATTCCGTCAAAATTATTCAATTGGGCAGCTCGAAAAACATCGGGTGTTCATTTAAACGATTTTAATTGTGGATTAAAAGCCTATAAAAATATCGTTATTAAGAATATAGAAGTTTCGGGTGAAATGCACCGTTACATTCCAGTTTTAGCAAAAAATGCTGGTTTTGGAAAAATCGGTGAAAAAATTGTAATCCATCAAGCTAGAAAATACGGAAATTCTAAATTTGGAATGAGCCGCTTTATCAATGGTTTCTTAGATTTAATTACCATTTGGTTTTTATCAACTTTCGGAAAAAGACCAATGCACCTTTTCGGATTATTAGGTTCTATCATGTTTATCATTGGATTTTTATTCGCTTTCTATTTAGGAATCGATAAATTATTCATCAACACCTCAGGAAGATTAATAACCGAGAGACCTCAGTTTTACTTATCATTAACTGCAATGTTAATAGGAACACAATTATTCTTAGCCGGATTTTTAGGTGAAATTATCCTAAGAACCAAAAACAACGAAGAACGCTATAAGATTAGTGAAGAGTTGGGAGTTGGGAGTTGA
- a CDS encoding ORF6N domain-containing protein gives MQKLEIITQKIHEIRGYKIMLDFDLAELYETETRILKQAVRRNIERFPDDFMFELTKEEFDNLRSQIVTSSYGGTRYMPFAFTEQGVAMLSSVLNSKKAIEVNIAIMRTFVVLRNSILSLEEITNRVSEIEQQFPEIYKALNYLMDTHQKNIEQKERSKIGFKKK, from the coding sequence ATGCAAAAATTAGAGATTATTACACAAAAAATTCATGAAATTAGAGGTTATAAAATAATGTTAGATTTTGATCTTGCAGAACTTTATGAAACTGAAACAAGAATTTTAAAACAAGCCGTAAGAAGAAATATTGAACGATTTCCTGATGATTTTATGTTTGAACTTACAAAAGAAGAATTCGACAATTTGAGGTCACAAATTGTGACCTCAAGTTACGGTGGAACAAGATATATGCCTTTTGCATTTACTGAACAAGGTGTTGCCATGTTGTCTTCAGTATTAAATTCAAAGAAAGCAATTGAAGTCAATATTGCAATTATGAGAACTTTTGTAGTGCTTAGAAATTCAATTTTGTCTTTGGAAGAAATCACAAATAGAGTTTCAGAAATTGAACAACAGTTTCCTGAAATATACAAAGCTTTAAATTATCTGATGGACACCCATCAGAAAAATATAGAACAAAAAGAAAGAAGCAAAATTGGCTTCAAAAAGAAATAA
- a CDS encoding phospho-sugar mutase gives MHIEQSILNKVNEWLTPTFDNATQNAIKEMMTSAPKELEESFYKNLEFGTGGMRGVMGVGTNRINKYTLGKNTQGLSNYLQKSFPNEPLKVAIAYDCRHNSDKLAKVVADVFSANGIHVYLFSDMRPTPELSFAVRYLNCHAGIVLTASHNPPEYNGYKVYWQDGGQLVPPQDAEIIKVIEDLKYSEIKFEANNNLIEYIDTKVDEAFAKSTIENASFNTPTEAKANLKIVYTSLHGTSIKAIPNVLAKAGYTDVNIVPEQAEPNGDFPTVKSPNPEEPEALSMAIALADKIGADMVVGTDPDSDRLGVAVRDLDGKIKLLNGNQTMVIMTAFLLEQWKRADKFKGNEFIGSTIVSTPMMLELAAAYDVECKVGLTGFKWIAKFIKDFPNQQFIGGGEESFGFMVGDAVRDKDAVAAILLVSEIAAQAKASGSSLYQELLNLYIDFGCYKEHLISITKKGIEGANEIKQMMIDLRENPLKEINGQRVICIEDYQASKGKDFMNNEEFEIHIPKSNVLIYYLEDGSKICARPSGTEPKIKFYFSVNGVLDTIENAESVEKELDNKIAGIISAMKLN, from the coding sequence ATGCACATCGAACAAAGTATTTTAAATAAAGTAAACGAGTGGTTAACTCCTACTTTTGACAATGCAACTCAAAACGCAATCAAAGAAATGATGACTTCGGCTCCTAAAGAGTTGGAAGAAAGTTTCTATAAAAATTTAGAGTTTGGAACGGGCGGAATGCGCGGTGTTATGGGTGTTGGAACCAACCGTATCAATAAATATACGTTAGGAAAAAACACACAAGGTCTATCAAACTATTTGCAAAAATCGTTTCCAAACGAGCCTTTAAAAGTAGCTATTGCTTATGATTGTCGTCACAATAGTGATAAGTTGGCAAAAGTGGTAGCAGATGTTTTTTCAGCAAACGGAATCCACGTGTATTTGTTTTCAGATATGCGACCAACGCCAGAATTATCCTTTGCAGTTCGTTATTTGAATTGCCATGCTGGAATTGTATTGACAGCTTCTCACAACCCACCAGAATACAACGGATACAAAGTATATTGGCAAGATGGAGGTCAATTAGTTCCACCTCAAGATGCTGAAATTATTAAAGTAATCGAAGATTTAAAATACAGCGAAATTAAGTTCGAAGCAAATAACAATTTAATCGAATATATTGACACCAAAGTGGACGAAGCTTTCGCCAAATCAACTATCGAAAATGCAAGTTTTAATACACCAACTGAAGCTAAAGCAAATTTAAAAATTGTATACACTTCATTGCACGGAACATCTATAAAAGCTATTCCAAATGTTTTGGCAAAAGCAGGTTATACCGATGTAAACATTGTTCCAGAACAAGCGGAACCCAATGGTGATTTTCCTACTGTAAAATCTCCAAATCCAGAAGAACCTGAAGCCTTATCTATGGCAATTGCTTTGGCTGACAAAATTGGAGCGGATATGGTTGTGGGAACGGACCCAGATTCTGACCGTTTAGGTGTTGCGGTTCGTGATTTGGATGGAAAAATCAAATTATTGAACGGAAACCAAACGATGGTAATCATGACCGCGTTCTTATTAGAACAGTGGAAACGTGCTGATAAATTCAAAGGAAATGAATTTATTGGCTCTACTATTGTTTCTACGCCAATGATGTTAGAATTAGCAGCAGCTTATGATGTGGAATGTAAAGTTGGGTTAACAGGTTTCAAATGGATTGCGAAATTCATTAAAGATTTCCCAAATCAACAATTTATAGGAGGTGGTGAAGAAAGTTTTGGATTTATGGTGGGTGATGCCGTTCGTGATAAAGATGCTGTTGCCGCTATTTTATTAGTGAGTGAAATTGCAGCGCAAGCAAAAGCTTCGGGAAGTTCGTTATATCAAGAATTATTGAATTTATATATTGATTTTGGTTGCTACAAAGAACATTTAATTTCAATTACCAAAAAAGGAATTGAAGGCGCCAATGAAATCAAACAAATGATGATTGATTTACGCGAAAATCCGCTAAAGGAAATCAACGGACAGCGTGTAATTTGTATCGAAGATTATCAAGCTTCTAAAGGAAAAGACTTCATGAACAATGAGGAATTTGAAATCCATATTCCAAAATCAAACGTATTAATTTATTATTTGGAAGACGGAAGTAAAATTTGCGCAAGACCAAGTGGTACCGAACCTAAAATTAAATTCTATTTCAGCGTAAATGGGGTTTTAGACACGATTGAAAACGCTGAATCAGTTGAAAAAGAATTGGATAACAAAATTGCAGGAATTATTTCGGC